In the Populus trichocarpa isolate Nisqually-1 chromosome 1, P.trichocarpa_v4.1, whole genome shotgun sequence genome, one interval contains:
- the LOC7472977 gene encoding pentatricopeptide repeat-containing protein At3g16010: MSSLLVQKSVSQMAKMVVLRHIASKRSISTFPFLSQRIKQTEKEIVEMFKVPSSKDDEMQNLPTQNSKFSRRDPSVRTLDERFIRILKIFKWGPDAEKALEVLKLKVDHRLVREVLKIDVEINVKIQFFKWAGKRRNFEHDLTTYMPLIRCLDDCGLFGEMWKMIQEMVRSPTCVIGPADLSEVVKILGKAKMVNKALSVFYQIKSRKCKPTASTYNSMILMLMQEGHHEKIHELYHEMCNEGDCFPDTMTYSVLVSAFVKLGRDDYAIRLFDEMKANGLHPTAKIYTTLLAIYFKSGDEKALGLVQEMKDKGCAPTVFTYTELIKGLGKSGRVEDAYSVFLNMLKDGCKPDVVLINNLINIFGKAGRLEDALKLFDQMRSLKCAPNVVTYNTVIKALFESKAPASEAASWFEKMKANGVTPSSFTYSILIDGFCKTNRVEKALLLLEEMDEKGFPPCPAAYCSLINALGKAKRYEAANELFLELKENCGRSSARIYAVMIKNLGKCGRPSEAVDLFNEMKKIGCNPDVYAYNALMSGLVRAGMIEEAFSALRTMEENGCTPDLNSHNIILNGLARTGRPEQATEMFMKMKDSLIKPDAVSYNTILGSLSRSGMFEEAAKLMREMGSRGFEYDHITYSSILEAVGKVDEDDEPNFP, translated from the exons ATGTCTTCTCTCTTAGTGCAGAAGTCTGTGTCCCAAATGGCTAAAATGGTGGTTCTAAGACACATTGCTTCAAAGCGATCAATAtcaacttttccttttctctctcagAGAATTAAACAAACAG AAAAAGAAATAGTTGAAATGTTCAAGGTACCCAGTTCAAAGGATGATGAAATGCAAAACTTGCCCACGCAAAATAGCAAGTTCTCGAGGAGAGACCCTTCGGTTAGGACATTAGATGAGAGGTTTATAAGGATTTTGAAGATATTTAAGTGGGGGCCTGATGCTGAAAAGGCCTTGGAAGTGCTCAAGTTGAAAGTGGATCATCGACTGGTTCGTGAGGTTTTGAAGATAGATGTTGAGATTAATGTTAAGATTCAGTTTTTCAAGTGGGCTGGCAAGAGGAGGAATTTTGAGCACGATTTGACTACTTATATGCCTCTAATCCGTTGTTTGGATGACTGTGGGTTATTTGGTGAAATGTGGAAGATGATCCAAGAAATGGTCAGGAGCCCGACGTGTGTTATTGGTCCGGCTGATTTGTCTGAAGTTGTGAAGATATTGGGCAAGGCCAAGATGGTGAATAAGGCACTTTCTGTCTTTTACCAGATAAAGAGTCGCAAGTGCAAACCAACGGCGAGCACCTACAActctatgattttgatgttgatGCAAGAAGGGCATCATGAAAAAATTCACGAGCTTTACCATGAGATGTGTAATGAGGGTGACTGTTTTCCAGACACAATGACATATAGTGTGCTTGTTTCGGCGTTTGTGAAATTGGGTCGGGATGATTATGCTATAAGGTTGTTCGATGAGATGAAGGCCAATGGCTTGCATCCAACTGCAAAGATTTATACTACCTTGCTGGCAATCTACTTCAAGTCAGGTGATGAGAAAGCTTTGGGTTTGGTGCAAGAGATGAAGGATAAGGGCTGTGCACCTACTGTCTTCACTTACACCGAGTTGATTAAGGGGCTAGGAAAATCTGGGAGGGTTGAAGATGCTTACAGTGTATTCTTGAATATGTTAAAGGATGGTTGTAAGCCTGATGTTGTGCTGATAAACAATTTGATCAACATTTTTGGAAAAGCAGGTCGCTTGGAAGATGCGCTTAAGCTTTTTGACCAGATGAGGTCTTTGAAGTGCGCGCCAAATGTGGTTACATACAACACTGTAATTAAGGCTTTATTTGAATCCAAAGCTCCAGCTTCCGAGGCTGCTTCATGGTTTGAGAAGATGAAGGCAAATGGTGTTACTCCCAGCTCGTTTACTTACTCAATTCTTATTGATGGTTTTTGCAAAACAAATAGAGTTGAGAAAGCTTTGTTGCTTCTTGAAGAGATGGATGAAAAGGGTTTTCCGCCTTGTCCAGCTGCCTATTGCAGCCTTATCAACGCTCTTGGAAAGGCAAAACGATATGAAGCTGCAAATGAGTTATTTCTGGAGTTGAAAGAGAATTGTGGACGTTCAAGTGCTCGTATATATGCTGTGATGATAAAAAATCTTGGAAAGTGTGGCCGTCCGAGTGAGGCAGTAGATCTTTTCAACGAGATGAAGAAAATTGGATGCAATCCTGATGTTTATGCTTACAATGCACTCATGTCAGGGTTGGTAAGGGCTGGCATGATAGAAGAAGCTTTTTCTGCGCTCAGAACCATGGAAGAAAATGGTTGCACTCCAGACTTAAACTCGCATAACATTATTCTAAATGGCCTGGCTAGGACAGGTCGCCCAGAACAGGCAACTGAAATGTTTATGAAGATGAAAGATTCGTTGATCAAGCCAGATGCAGTGTCGTATAACACCATTCTTGGCAGTCTGAGCCGCTCTGGCATGTTTGAGGAGGCTGCAAAGCTGATGAGAGAGATGGGTTCAAGAGGATTTGAATATGATCACATCACTTACTCATCAATTCTTGAGGCGGTTGGTAaggttgatgaagatgatgaaccCAACTTTCCATGA